From Taeniopygia guttata chromosome 3, bTaeGut7.mat, whole genome shotgun sequence:
AggtaagatttaaaaatatacctTAGATGTTTCTTTTAGGTTGCAATATTAGAATATTTTCCTCTGAGCAAACTGTTAACTGTCATTTAGTAGACATTAATTATAAAGTTAGTTGACAATATTTGGCTCAAATGTAGTTATCTTaaagagaaagagcagctgCTACTCCATCAGGTATTGACAATGTATTCAGGGTCTTCTATTATTTCTgagacagaaattaatttcctgaaaTCACATACAGTAAGATAAGACTGTCTCATTTTCACTCACTATGGAAATACTCAGTCTTTGTTCAGCACACAATGCATTGTCTCTCATAAAACAGTAAATGACACCCTAGGTGTAAAAGAATTTCTATTTTCTACAATAGCTACGATGAACTAACAGGATCTAAACCAGTCACTGACTACTTTGGAACAGGGCACCTTTCTTAGTAGGGTGGCATCTGCCCTGAAGTGACAAAAACATCTTAAAACCTTCAAGATCGCTTGTGTCACCATAGAAAGTACCAATTGCACCAACTCATAACAAGTAAGAACTTTCAGAAGGATACAAAAAGTTGAAAAACTATTTGAtatggtttttttattttaattttaccaTTTTGCCTCTGTTCTTTCAGCTGAACAAAATGTCAGCTTCTTTAAACCTGTTTGGAATAACTGCCAGGAGGAGGTGTTTCAGCAGTAAGAACACAAATCACCAATAAGTAAATTATGAGTAATACCAGAGTGGAGAAGGAACTTACTCTTTTGTGGAGTTGTGACTTTTTCACTACGTTTTCTTATTCATAGGCCAATTGTAGATGTCTGTAGCTGGTGGCTGCTTTCAATACTGGTTGTCCAAACTTGTTGCAATTTTTTGGCTAGCGTTGATATTTTGACTTTAATGTAGCATCCTTAAAATCATCATTGTCCTATTATGCCTTTACAGTGCTTAAAAAAGTGACTAAGGAGCACAGTGTGCTTTAGTGGACTTTGAGCAAGACACTTTTCTACACACCTCAGTACAGTGCTACCTGTAGGCATGCCCTGATAAAGTTAGCATCATTAATATATTGCAAAACTAGCATTTAGTACTTTTAGTTAGCATCTGTATTTTACTGATTGAATTTTTAGCCATGCATAATGGTGCATAAATGCAATTTCTCTAAGCCAGCCTGGCTCTCCTGAGCTCGGCCAAGGCTGACAGTGCTGAGGACACACAGCCTCCCAGAAGTTTGGAAATGCTGGTGTAATCAGAGGAATACTGCATATACTCAgataacttcatttttttcaatgACACTTGTAAGGTTAGAGAGGATCCATCTCAGCTATCACCACTTTAATTTAATTGATTCTATCCAAATATCTGCCTCCCCTCCTGCTGCAAAATTCAACAAAGAAAGGAGATCTTGGAAAACACAAAAGCACTATGTGTGCTGAGAGGATTTAAACTATAAATTCCTCCTGGAATTAGGGTTTTATTCCTCATGGCTGTGCAAGAGGACAAAATATGCCAGAAAATTAAATAGTTCATAACAAGATTTTCCAGTGCGAAGACACAGGTCAGTTATATTAATTTACAGCTGAAAAGACAAGAGTCTTGCCTCGGAGGTGGGTTCTTAGGGGGCTGAGTCCTTGTTGTGTGCAATTTGAGAGGTTTTCTTGGGGCATAAAGCTATCCTTGAAGGAACATCTGATAATGGCATCAATGATGAAAAGAGGGAATGGGAGAAGTTGAGTGAAAAAGTGCTCTAAGGTGTAGCCATATTCAAGGAGGACTCTGAAGTAGAAAATGGGAGTTAGGGTTGGATAGTTCTCTAAAAGTACTAAGAGTAAATATAcgtaatttttaaaaagtaaagaaactattagaaggaaaggagaaactGAGAAGCTTCTCCTGAGGGAAGTGTACAGGAGAGCTGAGGATACCTTATTTGTAGGGAATTTATTTGCCTCTATCagccattttcttttttctccctccattCTGCCTTATCATCACTGCCTTCTCAATAAATAGTATGGTGTCACTTTTTGTTCCTTacagaaggagagggagagagagagagagggaaattttttcctctgagatATTCATGTCCCTGCATTTAAATTGTGGCACACCAGTTATTTCACATTATTTGCTTAACAACACACTGGGACAAAATATACCTTTGAAGGCTAGAAAGAGATGTTCTTTGttgtccttttccttgtttAAAAGCCTGAAAAAGGGATGGGCTGCAACCCTAACTGGTTTTGGACTGGTAGAGGGGAGGGtactgatgccttgtgaaggctgacctagaacagagactagacagagctaaagaataaattaGGGATTTATTAAGAGGCCTCAAtagatccaccttgggcagcaacctaaaatggccaaaaaaaaaaaggaccacCAGTCATTAGATCccacacttttataagttttttggtccattagcatattggagttaattgtccaattacagctttagcccatgaagtcccatccttcttgttttctctcttcagtccaccactgtttatgctcttgggtCTGAGATCTGGATCGGCTGTCCTTGGttccccagctagagaaggaattgttttgtctccctactctgtgaagacAGCTTACTATCCCCTAATACAAAGCCTAGACTTACACACTAAAGCAGaagagaatctgaaaaatataaaagctaaaacctgaggcatcagtaGTACATTGCTAGGCTGTCCTGGCCCAGTGGGTGCGGCTAGAAGGGCATGTGACCGTAGCAGCAGACGTGACTGACTGCTCGATGTGCAAACTCAAGGATAACCTCTCCTTTCTTTCATTATCTACCCACAGCAAACCCcaccagggcaggaggaggaagggagtaCCCCGGCTCGTCCGAGGTGATCCGTGAATCCAGCAGCACGACGGGCATGGTGGTTGGGATCGTGGCGGCAGCGGCGCTGtgcatcctcatcctcctgtaTGCCATGTACAAGTACAGGAATCGAGACGAAGGGTCCTACCACGTGGATGAGAGTCGAAACTACATCAGTAACTCAGCACAATCCAACGGGGCTGTGATCAAGGAGAAACAGCCCAACAGCGCTAAAAGTTccaacaaaaacaagaaaaataaggatAAGGAGTACTATGTCTGATCTCAACATCTAAAAGAACGCTTGTATAGAAATAGTCTTCATTTTATCTGAGACATAATACAAACTTATTTACTTTACTTTTTATGAAGCACAttcaaaaacaaacagaaaagacaGGGAATGCAATCAGAAAGGAAagactgtttttaaaaacaagcattTCATGCTCTTGTTTTTCAGAAACAGGAGCTGATAAATTCCCTAACATCCACAGTGTTTTCATTTACTCTGCCTGTCTTTATGTTGCTGGAACGTTTCTGAAAGACAATGATGACACCACGCACTCATAAAGCAAGGAGTATTACTACAACATCGAGgcacaatatgaaaaaaaaatcaaattaaaaaaaaaaaaaaacaaaacaggaaaaaaaaaagaaaaaagaagctaCCTATGATTCTGGATTTAGCCAAAGTGCTAGCGCTTTCTTGAGAAGTAAGTTAGTCTTATTGTCAGAGAAGACTGTCATTATATATGGTGACTCAACAAGCAAACATAAAGAGTTTGCCGTCTGGTGCAGTGAAGCAGTGATTGGAAACTTGCATTTTGAAACAAAGTGCTGGCTTTTCTGAAGACTTATGTAGAAATACTTTCAAAAAGCCCCTTTCTGGTTGTGAGGAAAATAGTATGGAGGCcttattttcaaaaacaaaaacaaaaatctggaATATAAGGCACATTtccacaaaaatataaaaaaacaaaaaaaagaaaaaaaagaaaaataagagggCATAGATGCAATCATTGGGAAATTTTCATGCACGCTTAATATGTTATTACATATGTTTATATAAAAACACATCTATATGTGCTTTCTGGACTGTGATAAGTGATGTTTTATAGCCTGTTGTATAGAAAATGCAAACTATATCTGCTCTTCAGCCATTTTTGGTAAACTCAATGTTATAAGTGTTGCTAGGTATAGAGAGTTTTATGACATCTGGAGCAACAGACATTCTTCAGTTTTTTTGCAGCCATTATAAATTGTCCCAGAcgttttcccctttttttttttaattttatttttaatttacagtgTAGTGGTTATACAGAGGGGGATGTGTATGAATGTATATAAGAGTcagctaatttttttcttacctgTACAGCTCTATTATGTTGCAATTAAGTTTCAGTAGTTTGTATGAAAGAAGTGGActagaaagcaaaaatatatcTCTATTGTAATTTGTCTTCTCCCTCCTATCCCCATCTCTTGCTCCTGATATGCATCAACAAAGTTGATCAGAACGGCCAATTTTCCTAGAAATATACATTCATTAATTAGCTAAATATTTAGTGACTTAAACTGGCCTTTGGCTTCCAGTCAAAGCTTCACTATTGGAGAGCATGGTTTGCCTCACAGAAACCTTGTTCTTAGAAATTATGAGAATGATGAGTTTCTTGAGAATCTTAGGAAGTATCATATAGTGTTTATCTGGCATTCATATGAAGAACAGCTACTACAGCACTGGGTGATAAAAGATCTAAAAATACTCATTGTAGTTATCCAGGCTGATTCTATTGCAGAATTTATCCCTTTCTCCAAAAAGGAAATACTCTTGAGGTGCACGATAGTATTTTTCAATGGTGGGCATTTTgacatatgaaaaaatattttttgctaaGTTGATTGTGTAGTATTGCAAGACATCATAACCAGACAGATATAAGTTCATTATGTTTTAAAGTGACACAGCTTATATTGCATATATAAAACATTAATGCATTTTAGTTAAACACATGAAATGTAATGCTGTAATTTACATGTTaagtttggaatttttttttctagtaataTTTCATTAGTTTCACAGCAATAAATCATAAcataacattttatttacacAGAAGTTCAAAGGGAATACATTAGACAGAAAGAGGGTAGTTCAATAGAAATCAACCAAATCATCAGAAGGCCTCTTGGGAGGGATATAAATGTTAACACTTTACCGACAGGAaggagaaatttaaaattagctTTAAACAGCAGACACAAAACATTTTGTTGTGTGTAACTCACTGTAGCTGATGAAAAAAGTTGGGAACTGGTACAGCTATCTATCTGGGAGTCAGagcactttaaaaatacatgtagCTGACATAAAAACACCTCTCTTGAAGTTTGCCAACAACATCAAGGTGTGCCATGTTGCATTTGTGAAacaacttttttattttcattagcaTTTatgcaaaatgaagaaaaaaatcacaaaaaccacaaaatccaTCTGATGTTAATTTCTTAGACTGTTGTTCACCTGTGGCACTCATCATTTCTCCCACTTTTACAAGACAGCTGTACTCAGGGAATGGCAGGGGCAAGGAGGTCATTGCTGGAAGCAAGAGACTTCAGCTGGAGGGGGGAAAGAAGTTGAAAGCCAGGTGGTGTTCAGATTTCAGTGCTTGAAGATACCTAGAAGAACAAGAATAATCTGTTGACAGGAGACTGGACATGACAGAATATGATTTGGATGCGATGAAATGGTCTTTTCTGCTTGGTATTGATTGCATTAATGAAATAGCGTTGTCAGGCCAACTTCCAGGCAGTTTGGTAGATCAGTCTTTAACTAAATCCAtacatcaaggaaaaaaaaaatctgctactattaaaattaaagaaaaaaacaacaaaaaaaccccacaattttaaaactgtttctgaaggttctcctttttcctctttaatttcataatttaacaaaaaaaaaaaaaaaaaaaaagatggatgTATCAGAAATGCCAGCAAGTggatttaaaattcttttttatttaaaagcagcagcaacaacaaacaaacagacaTAAACCAACTACCTAACATAAAATTGGATCCTTTCTCTATAATAACCTAATTTGTTTGACTGAGATGGCT
This genomic window contains:
- the NRXN1 gene encoding neurexin-1 isoform X41, with product MQVSICTTGIPTTDDILVASAECPSDDEDIDPCEPSSGGLANPTRAGGGREYPGSSEVIRESSSTTGMVVGIVAAAALCILILLYAMYKYRNRDEGSYHVDESRNYISNSAQSNGAVIKEKQPNSAKSSNKNKKNKDKEYYV
- the NRXN1 gene encoding neurexin-1 isoform X42, with protein sequence MDMRWHCENSQTTDDILVASAECPSDDEDIDPCEPSSANPTRAGGGREYPGSSEVIRESSSTTGMVVGIVAAAALCILILLYAMYKYRNRDEGSYHVDESRNYISNSAQSNGAVIKEKQPNSAKSSNKNKKNKDKEYYV
- the NRXN1 gene encoding neurexin-1 isoform X40, translated to MDMRWHCENSQTTDDILVASAECPSDDEDIDPCEPSSGGLANPTRAGGGREYPGSSEVIRESSSTTGMVVGIVAAAALCILILLYAMYKYRNRDEGSYHVDESRNYISNSAQSNGAVIKEKQPNSAKSSNKNKKNKDKEYYV
- the NRXN1 gene encoding neurexin-1 isoform X44 — its product is MCLAGLHAASRPCCAVPCPALPARFQAGSAAVGLGAGAAPSSTKTTDDILVASAECPSDDEDIDPCEPSSGGLANPTRAGGGREYPGSSEVIRESSSTTGMVVGIVAAAALCILILLYAMYKYRNRDEGSYHVDESRNYISNSAQSNGAVIKEKQPNSAKSSNKNKKNKDKEYYV
- the NRXN1 gene encoding neurexin-1 isoform X43, producing the protein MQVSICTTGIPTTDDILVASAECPSDDEDIDPCEPSSANPTRAGGGREYPGSSEVIRESSSTTGMVVGIVAAAALCILILLYAMYKYRNRDEGSYHVDESRNYISNSAQSNGAVIKEKQPNSAKSSNKNKKNKDKEYYV
- the NRXN1 gene encoding neurexin-1 isoform X39, producing the protein MCLAGLHAASRPCCAVPCPALPARFQAGSAAVGLGAGAAPSSTKTTDDILVASAECPSDDEDIDPCEPSSANPTRAGGGREYPGSSEVIRESSSTTGMVVGIVAAAALCILILLYAMYKYRNRDEGSYHVDESRNYISNSAQSNGAVIKEKQPNSAKSSNKNKKNKDKEYYV
- the NRXN1 gene encoding neurexin-1 isoform X36; the protein is MDMRWHCENSQASDLKEHGLQSFPCYLKTSRRVCVCVRAPSSSGETTDDILVASAECPSDDEDIDPCEPSSGGLANPTRAGGGREYPGSSEVIRESSSTTGMVVGIVAAAALCILILLYAMYKYRNRDEGSYHVDESRNYISNSAQSNGAVIKEKQPNSAKSSNKNKKNKDKEYYV
- the NRXN1 gene encoding neurexin-1 isoform X37, which translates into the protein MQVSICTTGIPASDLKEHGLQSFPCYLKTSRRVCVCVRAPSSSGETTDDILVASAECPSDDEDIDPCEPSSGGLANPTRAGGGREYPGSSEVIRESSSTTGMVVGIVAAAALCILILLYAMYKYRNRDEGSYHVDESRNYISNSAQSNGAVIKEKQPNSAKSSNKNKKNKDKEYYV
- the NRXN1 gene encoding neurexin-1 isoform X38 — protein: MDMRWHCENSQASDLKEHGLQSFPCYLKTSRRVCVCVRAPSSSGETTDDILVASAECPSDDEDIDPCEPSSANPTRAGGGREYPGSSEVIRESSSTTGMVVGIVAAAALCILILLYAMYKYRNRDEGSYHVDESRNYISNSAQSNGAVIKEKQPNSAKSSNKNKKNKDKEYYV